cggacgggggtttgattaccaaaaagccggacatgtccgggaaaaatcggacgtatggtaaccctaccttaagcCATGGGCCTTTAGCAATGGTGAAATTCAGAGACACGGGCTCTTAGTCCAGATGAAATGCAAGTTTATTATAACTGAAATATTAAATCATTTCTACAAGACAAGAGGGGCCGGTTCTGGGGGTGTGAAAGGATCGCAGAACCGGATCTCTAATCATTATGGAAACAAAATCAACAAATCAATGGGTTATTGAGGGAAGGCAGAAGCTGACGCACTGGCTATTGACTGTGGAATAGATTTGGCCAAACCAGCCGCAATGTATCGAAGTCTCCAATTGCTCAAATGAATTGTTCAATCATCGGCTCTTATAATAAACTACAGAATAGGCTCCCACTGAGAATAGCAAATCAAGAAGCAATAGATGTACATAAACTCAGCATCAAACACTAAAGCCTCTCTCCACAGGAACTCACCAGCCAGGAATGGGAGCGCAGCCCAGAGTATAAGTGACAGCTGCCACTCAGCCAGGTCATTATCAAGCATCCAATATGGGTTTATCAGCCAGACACATCTTGACCCTTCTCCATTTCAATCCAGGGCCATTCACAGGGTTAATAGCACAGCCAGACACAGGTGCTTCCCTGGACAAATCTCCCTTTGCATAAGGGGCTGGTTAAACCTATGAGCGCAGAGACAGAATTACAAAGATCAGTCTCAGCATTTCTTAATCGATTATTGTCTCACTTGAGAACCTAGGACCCTGTCAGGAGATGGCCCTGTTGcgctaggtactgtacagacacagaacagaagGATGGGCCCTGCCCCTGAGAGCAACAATCTAAGACTAGACCCAGCAGGCGGGTGCTCCAGGCAGACGGGGGAGCACACGGGAGCAGGGAGATGGTTGGGATAACACAATGGGCAGCGCTCCCAGAGCTCCGGCTGTGGGCCATTGTCAAGTGATCCAGAGGGTCCATGGCCGGGGTGAGGCTGAAGGAGGCGTTTGCAGAAGGTCAGTCCGGGGGCTCCATGGGGGGTTACAGGTGGCTCCTCCCTGGAcaggggcagcctgggggaaAGTCACTGTTAGTGTTGCTCCCCGTTGTCTCCCAGTGAAGAGTTCGATgggctctgccctggccctgctctcGGCTGGGGCCTGAAATAACCATTCCCTGAGCTCCCTGCAGAGCGCGTGAGGCACTGGGGACCCTGGGGAGCTTTATCACAACTTGGCCGCGTTCGCtggggaaataaagaaacaacaaAGAACAGGgtcagtcaggatccctccccccccacctcccattttATGAATCAAATTCAGTATGTTATGGTGGGGGGGAGACCTCCGTGGAAACGGAGCTCAGAGCTCAGTTATGGTGAAGTTTCACACCCAATGCAGAAAAGCAGCAGTTTCATGAGACTTCCCACAGCTCTGAGCGCCGAGCTCCAGCTGGGACAGGGTCTTTACTTTCATCCTTTCAGTCACGGTCTCCCTCCATAACCACCTCCAGAACTCGTAGAGCGTCAGCAGCATCAGCATCCAGGAAATTCTTCAACATGAAGTATGtggtagggagagaaactgctgCAGCTGACACACAACCTACCACAGCACCTACCACTGGtacacattttaataaaattGTTGAATATTGCACTGCCCCAGCCATGTACTTGGTCAGTAGCTTAATTACAAGATCTTTTGTTATTTCCTCACTCAGTGGGGACTTTATAACGGCCTTCAGCTCTGCAATGGGCTTGTTAGCCTGTCTAGCAAGTGTAGCGAGAGCGTTTTCATTGAGGCCGAAGTCCCTGCAGTACTCTTGCAGGGACGTCACCAGCATGCTCGTATCGTAAACAATGGAGAGACCTGGGATAGGAGCAGCAGCGACTGCGCATGACGCCAGACTTTTCAGACAGATCTGCCTatgcagttgttgttttttcttctccAGGATTTCTTTAGAAACATTGGACAGGGATCGTAGGAGAGTGAGTCTCTTGTGACCGGGGAGCTCATCCACAAGCGTTTCCTGCAATTTTGGAAAATCATAATTGCATAAGTCCTGTCTAGATACAAGAAAAACGCGTGGGGAGACCATCCCTCCTGCTTCCAGGCCTTTGATGCAATTCTCTCTGATGGCATCGAGGATCGCACTCTCACTGTACTGATGTGACCTTTTCGTGGCAGCTTTCCTCTGCTTCAGGATTCCCTCCTCGTCATAGTGTCGTTTTTCATTTGTCAAATCCTGGTCCACCTTGGAGCGCACAAAGTAAAAGTTCTTCCCCTGTCTCTGGATCTCCTGGGCGAGTTCAATATCGTGGGTTTTGAAGCGGGTGCAGGAGATGATGATGAAAAAGTCGTAGCGGCTGAACCCCACCTGCTCGAGGTAAGTGTCTGATTTAAATTTTGGGGTCCCGATCCCTGGCAGATCCCAGACTATTACATTTGGGTAGCTAGGATGTGGGTAGGCAGTGGGCTCCATTGTTGTTTCATTCACCCCCGTATCAGCCGCATCGTCATCTGTATCCCCCAGGCCCCGGATGGCGTTGACAAAGGACGATTTTCCAGAGCCCGCCTCCCCCGTGACAGCGAAGTTGAGAGTGATTTTATCAGCCATCTCCAGAGCTTCTTTCGCTTTAGCAGCTGCTTCGGTGAGGTTTCCTTTCCCGACAGCAGCCTTCAGTGCTTCCACATCCTCTTCAAGTATCTTGGGAAGCTCTTTAGCATCTACCCCAGCCATGGCAGCTCCAGTGCACTGCTCAGCCTGCCTGCGAAAAGACAATGAGACATTCCATGTACGGTTAGTTTAGAcacttccccacgttccagcctcttcctggagtggcgcagggcagggcaggcaggcagggagcatgccctgcccccggtgcacgtccggccggagccgctctaggtaaacactggcggagggcaggggggctgcgaggggctcgtgGGCCACAGAAAATAGCCCCACGGGCCGCTGGCTGcttgtttgagacccctgtcttagatagggttaccatccgtccgtatttccccggacatgtccggattttgcgtctctaaatagccgtccgggaggaattggtaacaaggttaaaatgtccggggaggttttctccctcgcctccctccctcccttccatgcagagtgtggctgctgattgggcggctaggccgattgacccactcccattggcctccagcagccagagccctcccctgctcccccctccctctctctgtagtcctgtgtaacaaACAAACCGACCcatgtggagccagaatggtaagaggagtggggggggggcagtcagggagcgggggagtgttggatgggtccccagcctccacctgccaccccccctccgtgggtcccccctccctgtctgcctctcccttgtctgcgtgtactgccagagccagcagcaactgctgtctgctgcccccgggtcctagtgcccccatccactaatgggaagacaggctgcccttaccctgcccttccaccctagccctgagcctctccaacaccccaaaccccccagccccaaccctcatcgccccacaccctaatcctctgccccagccctgagcctcctcctgcatcatgaacccctcatccccagacccacagccctcacccctgcatcccctcctatccccaaactccctcccaatccccctccctcttcccacacaccccctcctgccctcaaacttcctcccaaagcctgcaccccctccctttgcaccgcctctcacccccaaactccatcccagagcctgcacccctcaccccctcctgcacacccaccccctgccccagcccggagcctgcacccagcacccaaactctatcccagaacctgcacccctcctgcaccctaatccccagcccaggacctgcaccccagacctcctccccccacccaacccccctcccagagccttaggcaggtggggtggggggttctgggcaccaccaaaatttctacaaccctgccacccatgcgagtggataagggtcagggcagtcaggggacacgtagggtcctggggggggcagttagggtagggggttctcagcagggggcagtcaggggacaagaagcagggggggttggggttctgaggggagcagtcagggggtgggaagtgggatggagtggatggggcggggctagggcggggcttcccccccccccagtgtcctcttttttgtttgtggaaatatggtaaccctagtcttaGAGGAAGCAGAGGGACAGAGTTGCTTGGGCACAGAGCCCACTGGATGGCAGGCATGGGGATTTTGGAGTGAGGAAAGTGCCTGTGACTGTTTCTGCTGTGTTCAGAAACCACATCTGTGTGTGCGCTCTGTGTAAATAAACAAGCTCACACCAAGAAC
Above is a window of Chrysemys picta bellii isolate R12L10 chromosome 20, ASM1138683v2, whole genome shotgun sequence DNA encoding:
- the LOC135976871 gene encoding interferon-inducible GTPase 5-like — protein: MAGVDAKELPKILEEDVEALKAAVGKGNLTEAAAKAKEALEMADKITLNFAVTGEAGSGKSSFVNAIRGLGDTDDDAADTGVNETTMEPTAYPHPSYPNVIVWDLPGIGTPKFKSDTYLEQVGFSRYDFFIIISCTRFKTHDIELAQEIQRQGKNFYFVRSKVDQDLTNEKRHYDEEGILKQRKAATKRSHQYSESAILDAIRENCIKGLEAGGMVSPRVFLVSRQDLCNYDFPKLQETLVDELPGHKRLTLLRSLSNVSKEILEKKKQQLHRQICLKSLASCAVAAAPIPGLSIVYDTSMLVTSLQEYCRDFGLNENALATLARQANKPIAELKAVIKSPLSEEITKDLVIKLLTKYMAGAVQYSTILLKCVPVVGAVVGCVSAAAVSLPTTYFMLKNFLDADAADALRVLEVVMEGDRD